The following proteins come from a genomic window of Xiphophorus couchianus chromosome 19, X_couchianus-1.0, whole genome shotgun sequence:
- the asb2b gene encoding ankyrin repeat and SOCS box protein 2b isoform X2: MTKFSYSDYLSQFRNAGRKCGDDTRRGGSAEPPEDADPVVSAVRRGDVETLKDLAASSSHSLLKENKDGWLPLHNAAYSGQTACLKTLLKAHPGSVDKRTLQEQTALLLAVSCEQLPCVQSLLESGADPDICSSNKETPLYKACELENVNMVNVLLSHGASVNQRCGQGWTALHEAVSRENTEICEVLIRAGATINPANTYSITPLTVAAQRGLKRALCYLTERGADVNMQTCDGVTALHEASRNGHQEVVALLLSKNADANISDNSGLLPLHVAAQSGHHEIVSLLVSATSRAKLRHSWISPLHLAAQHDRHAAAAALLKTGADVNATLAHSRSVQYADRRATALYFAVAHGSRRTAEVLVNAGASLSLDPLSPLLMAARQGCVSTVTLLLERGADLDATIPSLATTFPALVALCRNNLAVLKCLLDHGCDAQACFTCTHGAAPHPPSGGSDIRTAGGHDCLPPLSCDERPERATQFCEWISTPAMCKWAGPVIDLLLDYVGHVQLCSKLSALLDSRDEWRAIKRKSLSPRPLQHLCRLRIWTQMGRNRKSVTSLPLPKRLKTYLSPDS, encoded by the exons TCGCAGTTTCGAAACGCTGGACGTAAATGCGGAGATGATACGCGGCGCGGAGGATCTGCAGAGCCGCCGGA GGATGCTGATCCGGTGGTTTCTGCCGTGAGGCGCGGAGATGTGGAAACCCTGAAGGATCTGGCAGCATCTTCCTCCCACAGcctgctgaaggaaaacaaagacgGGTGGCTACCTCTGCATAATGCTGCCTATTCTGGCCAGACTGCGTGCCTGAAGACTCTGTTGAAag ccCATCCAGGCTCAGTGGACAAGCGGACGCTGCAGGAGCAGACTGCGTTGCTGCTGGCCGTGTCCTGCGAACAGCTGCCCTGCGTCCAGTCGCTTCTGGAGTCAGGCGCCGACCCAGAcatctgcagcagcaacaaagaAACTCCTTTGTATAAAG CGTGTGAACTGGAAAACGTGAACATGGTGAACGTTCTTCTGTCGCACGGTGCCTCTGTGAACCAGCGGTGCGGTCAGGGCTGGACGGCCCTCCATGAGGCCGTTTCCAGAGAAAACACGGAGATCTGCGAGGTTCTGATCCGAGCCGGAGCCACAATCAATCCAGCAAACACCTACAGCATCACACCGCTCACTGTAGCAGCTCAGCGAGGCCTGAAGAGGGCGCTGTGCTACCTCACTGAGAGAG GTGCAGATGTGAACATGCAGACATGCGATGGTGTCACAGCGCTGCATGAAGCCAGTAGGAACGGACACCAGGAAGTCGTTGCTTTACTCCTCTCTAAAAACGCAGATGCCAACATTTCTGATAACTCTGGGCTGCTGCCTCTGCACGTTGCTGCCCAGTCTGGACACCATGA gattGTTTCCCTGCTGGTGTCCGCTACAAGCCGCGCCAAGCTGCGCCACAGCTGGATCAGCCCGCTGCACCTGGCAGCGCAGCATGACCGCCACGCAGCGGCCGCCGCGCTGCTGAAAACAGGCGCAGACGTAAACGCCACTCTGGCGCACAGCCGCTCCGTCCAGTACGCGGACCGGCGCGCCACCGCTCTCTACTTCGCCGTCGCCCACGGCAGCAGGAGGACAGCGGAAGTGCTGGTGAACGCCGGTGCGAGCCTGAGCCTGGATCCGCTCAGCCCTCTGTTGATGGCGGCGCGTCAGGGCTGCGTCAGCACCGTGACGCTGCTACTGGAGCGAGGGGCGGACCTGGACGCCACGATCCCGTCTTTGGCTACCACATTCCCAGCTCTGGTTGCGCTCTGCAGGAATAATCTAGCTGTGCTGAAGTGCCTTTTGGACCACGGCTGTGACGCACAGGCCTGTTTCACCTGTACGCACGGTGCTGCGCCCCACCCTCCTTCCGGAGGATCCGACATAAGAACTGCTGGCGGCCATGACTGTCTACCTCCTTTAAGCTGTGATGAAAGGCCAGAGCGGGCGACACAG TTCTGCGAGTGGATCTCAACCCCAGCTATGTGTAAATGGGCCGGCCCGGTCATAGACCTGCTGCTGGATTATGTCGGCCATGTTCAGCTGTGCAGCAAACTCTCTGCGCTCCTGGACAGCAGAGACGAATGGCGCGCCATCAAAAGGAAGTCAT TGTCACCACGTCCACTTCAGCACCTCTGCAGATTACGGATTTGGACTCAGATGGGGAGAAACAGGAAATCTGTTACAAGTTTGCCTCTGccaaaaagactaaaaacatATCTGAGTCCTGACAGCTGA
- the asb2b gene encoding ankyrin repeat and SOCS box protein 2b isoform X1 → MTAVSRYRLFYNRLNGDLKQRRSACLQSRLISPNFFRDADPVVSAVRRGDVETLKDLAASSSHSLLKENKDGWLPLHNAAYSGQTACLKTLLKAHPGSVDKRTLQEQTALLLAVSCEQLPCVQSLLESGADPDICSSNKETPLYKACELENVNMVNVLLSHGASVNQRCGQGWTALHEAVSRENTEICEVLIRAGATINPANTYSITPLTVAAQRGLKRALCYLTERGADVNMQTCDGVTALHEASRNGHQEVVALLLSKNADANISDNSGLLPLHVAAQSGHHEIVSLLVSATSRAKLRHSWISPLHLAAQHDRHAAAAALLKTGADVNATLAHSRSVQYADRRATALYFAVAHGSRRTAEVLVNAGASLSLDPLSPLLMAARQGCVSTVTLLLERGADLDATIPSLATTFPALVALCRNNLAVLKCLLDHGCDAQACFTCTHGAAPHPPSGGSDIRTAGGHDCLPPLSCDERPERATQFCEWISTPAMCKWAGPVIDLLLDYVGHVQLCSKLSALLDSRDEWRAIKRKSLSPRPLQHLCRLRIWTQMGRNRKSVTSLPLPKRLKTYLSPDS, encoded by the exons GGATGCTGATCCGGTGGTTTCTGCCGTGAGGCGCGGAGATGTGGAAACCCTGAAGGATCTGGCAGCATCTTCCTCCCACAGcctgctgaaggaaaacaaagacgGGTGGCTACCTCTGCATAATGCTGCCTATTCTGGCCAGACTGCGTGCCTGAAGACTCTGTTGAAag ccCATCCAGGCTCAGTGGACAAGCGGACGCTGCAGGAGCAGACTGCGTTGCTGCTGGCCGTGTCCTGCGAACAGCTGCCCTGCGTCCAGTCGCTTCTGGAGTCAGGCGCCGACCCAGAcatctgcagcagcaacaaagaAACTCCTTTGTATAAAG CGTGTGAACTGGAAAACGTGAACATGGTGAACGTTCTTCTGTCGCACGGTGCCTCTGTGAACCAGCGGTGCGGTCAGGGCTGGACGGCCCTCCATGAGGCCGTTTCCAGAGAAAACACGGAGATCTGCGAGGTTCTGATCCGAGCCGGAGCCACAATCAATCCAGCAAACACCTACAGCATCACACCGCTCACTGTAGCAGCTCAGCGAGGCCTGAAGAGGGCGCTGTGCTACCTCACTGAGAGAG GTGCAGATGTGAACATGCAGACATGCGATGGTGTCACAGCGCTGCATGAAGCCAGTAGGAACGGACACCAGGAAGTCGTTGCTTTACTCCTCTCTAAAAACGCAGATGCCAACATTTCTGATAACTCTGGGCTGCTGCCTCTGCACGTTGCTGCCCAGTCTGGACACCATGA gattGTTTCCCTGCTGGTGTCCGCTACAAGCCGCGCCAAGCTGCGCCACAGCTGGATCAGCCCGCTGCACCTGGCAGCGCAGCATGACCGCCACGCAGCGGCCGCCGCGCTGCTGAAAACAGGCGCAGACGTAAACGCCACTCTGGCGCACAGCCGCTCCGTCCAGTACGCGGACCGGCGCGCCACCGCTCTCTACTTCGCCGTCGCCCACGGCAGCAGGAGGACAGCGGAAGTGCTGGTGAACGCCGGTGCGAGCCTGAGCCTGGATCCGCTCAGCCCTCTGTTGATGGCGGCGCGTCAGGGCTGCGTCAGCACCGTGACGCTGCTACTGGAGCGAGGGGCGGACCTGGACGCCACGATCCCGTCTTTGGCTACCACATTCCCAGCTCTGGTTGCGCTCTGCAGGAATAATCTAGCTGTGCTGAAGTGCCTTTTGGACCACGGCTGTGACGCACAGGCCTGTTTCACCTGTACGCACGGTGCTGCGCCCCACCCTCCTTCCGGAGGATCCGACATAAGAACTGCTGGCGGCCATGACTGTCTACCTCCTTTAAGCTGTGATGAAAGGCCAGAGCGGGCGACACAG TTCTGCGAGTGGATCTCAACCCCAGCTATGTGTAAATGGGCCGGCCCGGTCATAGACCTGCTGCTGGATTATGTCGGCCATGTTCAGCTGTGCAGCAAACTCTCTGCGCTCCTGGACAGCAGAGACGAATGGCGCGCCATCAAAAGGAAGTCAT TGTCACCACGTCCACTTCAGCACCTCTGCAGATTACGGATTTGGACTCAGATGGGGAGAAACAGGAAATCTGTTACAAGTTTGCCTCTGccaaaaagactaaaaacatATCTGAGTCCTGACAGCTGA